TTCACCTAAAACTGCCTTTCTCCCAACGAATGGCCCTCATTGTCGTCTTCTCTCTCGGCCTCATCGTTGTCTTCGCAGCCTCTATGCGCGCATACTACACCCATTATGTTACCGATGAAACCTACGATGTCACCTGGCAGGGCTTCCACCTTTGGATCTGGACAGCCGTAGAGGCCAACCTTGGAGTTATCTGCGGCAGTATCCCAGCACTTCGACCCCTATTCCGAAACATGTTCCGATCCAAGAGCAGCAGCTACTACAACAAGACCAACTCTCACGCTTACCCACCCGGCACAGCTCCAGGAGTTGTCACAGTCGTCACCAGCCCCAAGAAGAACTCACGAAACTGGACCGATAGTTTACAACGAAATTCCAAGGGGGTTAGGATACAAGACGACCATATCGATGTTGAAGGGGGATATAACGATGCTAGACGACAAAAGAGCTCAGATAGCGGAGCGTCGTCACTCGAGATGGACACGTGGCCACCAAGACCACAACCTAGATCTTGGCCTACAAATTGACGAGGCATGATAGTTTGACATAGTTTGGCGTTCTTGAAGTTTGGGTGGGTTTTGGATAAGCTTTACGAAGCAGGAATGGGCATCATGGATGAAGGTCTAGGCATCAAAAAAAGGATTCAAACAGAACTTTGCTATACTTAGCACGACATGATTAAACACTTTTCGTTTTGCCCAAATATTTCTCTCTGCTGCAAAGCTGAATGACATCCACGTCTACCGTTGAGTGCAGAGAAGACGAATCTGCCCATAGCTAACGAAAAAaggcagcttcttctggaaccTGGCTGTATACTTCTCTAGCCAAGTGACATTCAACGACCACGTGAATTTTCATTAGCTGAAAGTCAAATTGCATTGGTAAAGCTTGATTGTGTTAGACCTCAAGCCCCCGAATGCCAAGAAATCGGAGATTTTGTCCTTGTAGCGACGGGGTTATCTTGCGAAGACAGCCTAGGTCAGGTATTTATGCCCGACTAGTACCCTCTACATTGGCAACACGAGATCAAGTAATTCAGTATGATAAATGGGTAAAGGGAGACTTGGCATCATACGACATGTGAAGCAAACAGTGACATCAAAACTACTGACGTTCTGTACATGATCTCATGTTGAGCTCCGACCCCCCTATTCCATTATCTCCACTCCTTCCGTGCCGTGCCGTCCGGCTTCAGCTCCGGATCCTACATACCTATTCTCGGCCGAGTATGACACAATGTGAATGAGCAGTAAGTATCAGTAGAGGAGCCAGAAAGGACGCATCGCCCCAATTATGACCGTCCATCAATGACAATGCATATTAAAACAATGCTTACATCATCTTGACACAAAGGGTTGATTCTTGCATGCATCGAGAGGTTGGACCCCACTCCTCCGCAGCCGATCCCGCATTCCGCATCCCGCTCCGATGCAGGTGAGCTGAACTGAgcttccttccttccttccttccctGGGACCGTCGTATTTATGGAACATCATTCCTCTGAGGACTCCAGCTCTCCCGTCCTCACTTGCGTCTTCTAACTCTCACACTATCACCTagacaagcatcatcatcaccatgtctCAGCCAGATCCCAAGCGTGTCAAAACTGATGACGAAGCTCCCTATGAGCTCATCTACTGGCCAGTCATCCCCGGTCGCGGCGAATTTGTCCGCCTTGTGTTCGAAGAAGCTGGTGTTCCCTACTCAGACGTTGCACAGAACATAGAGAAGGGCATGAACGCTGTCAAGAGTCTCACTTCTACAGACAACATCGGCGATGAGCATAACCCGCCTGCTCTAGCTCCCCCAGCTCTCAAGCATGGCGATCTTCTCATTTCACAGACGCCTAATATTCTTCTATACGTCGCTCCAAGGGTTGGTCTGGCGCCCAAAGAAGGAAATGGCGTGTACCATCTCAATGAGATTGTTTTGACAATCCTGGATGGTCTTGTAAATGAACTCCATGATACTCATCACCCTATCGCTATTAGTCTCTACTATGAGGACCAAAAGGAGGAgtccaagaagaagtctgaATATTTCATCAAGGAGCGCCTCCCCAAGTATTTCAAGTACATGCAGCGAGTGCTTGACGCCAAAACCAGTGGTGAGGGGCCATGGTTATATGGCGACAGCTTGACCTATGCAGACCTCGTACTTTTCCAGGTGAGTGGCACTTACACAATGTCCATCAAATTATTCTTCGAGTGGCTAACAACCCACCAGGCTGTTGATGGCACCAAGTTTGCCTTTCCCAAGTCTACCGAGGCTTTGAAGAAGTCTGGTGAATACGATGGCGTTTTCAAGTTATACGACGCGGTCAAGGAGAGGCCCAACATTAGCAAATATCTTCAGAGTGACAGGCGCAGGAAGTACTCCGAGGGGATCTGGCGATATTATCCTGAGTTGGAAGAGGAATAGGTAAATACCAAAGATTCACTCCTCAGACAGAAAAGTTAACCCATCACATCCACGTCGAAAAAGCTCAAAATTGTGTCATGTTTTTATTGCCTAAAGAAACTCCAGAATGCTCCATATAATTCCCAAGTTACCATGCCATTTTCCCAGCCCAAAACCGTGTATTGTACGACCTCCCAGTTCATAATGTCTTCATAAATCATGATCGATGTCCATAGTATCCTGTATCAATGCTGTCATGCCTGACTTGGATATTATCTTTCCTCCGCTGCGCCACCGAAAGATCAATGCCCAGCGTATGATCATCCCACTCTACAGCAGGTCTCTTCTCACCCGTTCGTGTTGTCAGCTCTCCATATAAGTATGTCCCTCCCAATTCTCGAATACGCTGCTTACGCTCTTCACCGTCCATGTCGGCCATGCCACTAAAGTGATCTACCATATTGCTCTCGCTCACGTAGTACATGGCTCCAGCGATCGAGCGAGGATCTACCGGCATATCAGGCCAGCGGAcaatgaagctgaggagtATAGTGATTGCCATCAGAGCCAGAATGCCAACAGAAAGTCGAGCGCAGATATCGTGTGAGACTCGCACTTGTGATAGCGAGTAAGGTATGTTGGCAAGAAGAATGGGCATAAACTCGGAGAAAATGGCCATCAAAGCGACCAGGCCCGGAAATATTTGTCCATGCTTGATGGCAGACCAGAAACCGGAGAAAGGATTCGTAGGTCTCGTGAGCAAGGCTGAGTTGGATGCCGACTGGGGACCATGCGACATGACCTGATATGGCACAACCATAGCGATAGCTTCATAGAATTAGCCTAAGGCTCGAGAGTAATATCGAGGAAACTTACTGATAAAGAAGGCTGTCCAGCTAAATGAGATAATAACTCCGAAGGCGGCAAACAAGAATCGAACACCAAAAGTCTGACTGTTCATGAAGTTCTTGAAGGAAGATGACTTGTCAAGTGTCAGATGGTAATATAGCAGAAACACCATCAAACCAAGCAGGAACAGTAGAAACACTAAACGCCACGCGAGTCCGAGCATGAGGAATGGGTTTCTTCGCCCCTTTCTGACTGCCTGCGCGTCCACAGAGCTAGGCTCTGAAAACGGATGATTACGTTGAAGGTTCTCCCCCGCGTCGTCGTAGAGAACAATGCCGTATTCAGTCTGCCCTGCACGGTTCTCAAAGAATCCAAAACCGTATCGCTTTTCTGCCATCTCTTTTTCTATTCTTCGCTCAGAGTCTTGCTGCGGTCTGATATCTCTGTTTGAAGCCAGCGATGCAACTCCTGCAACACTCCAGGGGTTTGCGTACACTCCTGTGTGAAAATTTCTAAGGAAGAATAGTAAACCGCACAGCAGTAAGACCATCAGACCTAAAACTGCAAGGAGGATGCGTGACGATAATGGTGAGACACCTAAGGCTGGAGCACAACCCTCATAAGCGTTGATTTTGCACTGGCCGTGCATCTTGAAACCAACAGCTTCGACTGCCAGAGGCGTCAGAAGTGCCGAGAACAAAACAATCAGCATCGTGATGAAAGGCACAGGATGACCATCCACAAGACCATTGAAGGGCTCTACAATTCCTGCCCAGCCACCGAAGTGAAGATTCATCGACTCTGGTCCCATAGCTCCGTCGACCCGGTTCAAAGCGTGGAAGGGCTGAAAGAGTTGGGCGTTGTAGTCAATGACTCGTGCAGGTATCGACAGCATAACTGCGAGGATAGGAGGAAGAAATTTGCCAAGGAAGTACTTCCCAGCATCGAGCTCATATACTGTAACCACAGTCTTGACCACTCCCCCGGTTGCTCCAGCTTCTGATGCATCATCGGTGCCAGTGGGAGCAATTGTGGTGGTCTTTTCGTAGGTTCTCGTTTTCCCCTTGATTGTCGATATGATCGTGGAAGAATCTGTTCGTTCAGATGTTATCGTCTTGAGTTTGTCGGTTGATTTGGTAGATATGATTGTCGTAGGTGCAGCAGACTTTGTAATTGTTGCCAACGAGGCGGCTTTAGTCGAGATTACTTGGTTAGTCGTGAGCAGTCCGTCAACTCCAGTCTCAACGACATCGACAGTGGTCTCGAAAGCTTCGATCTCGCTGACAAATGTTTCGCCTTCCTGAGAAACAACTACCTCGACGGTCTCGAtgtccttgaccttggtgaCATAGGTTGTCGGGTCCAGCTTCTCGACTTTCTTCACGGTGTGGTCGTCTTCGACAGTCACGACATCAATGACCGTGGGCTTCGCCTTTTCTGTCGGCTTGGGCTTGCCAATAGGCTTCTGATCTGTGTAAACAGAAGTAATAGTGATTTTGCCATATGAGACATAGGTACTCGCCGATGCGGTCGTTTCTCCGACACTTTCGTATTGAGTAGGAGCCGCCTCGGTAATGACATGCGACAGAGTCTTTGTCTCGCCATCCTCTACGATAGTGGTGTAGATAGTCTCGGTCCTATCTCCATCCAAAGTAGATGTGTATGTGGTGACCGCACCAGGAAGCGAATAAGCCTGGGTAATCGTTACAGCTTCCGTGTAGCTGATGGTACCGGGGGCAGCAGAATCAGAGCCTGAGGGATAGACGACCGAGTAGCCCACACTGATACTGGTGAAGACGGATTTTGTTGCCTCTCCAGGCCTGGTTGTGACGACCTCGGTGACGACCTTTGTTGGGACCACGGTATAGTCTACGCTCGTCATGGTCGTACCGTCCTTTATCGTCGTGGTAAGGTCCCAGTGCGTACTATACTCCGTGGTCTCGATCGTGGTGGTGTATTTGCCTGTAGTGCCTGGTATAGTAACAACAGTAGACACGTCGCTCACGATGTAAGTTGTTGCGAGTATTGTTTGCTTTGCAACTTCAGGAGTCATTACTGCATCGTCTCGTGGGAAATTGGGGTTGGCATTGTTGCGTTTCTTGTGGATGATCTTTGCTGTCCCATCTGAGTTTGGCATTTCTATCAGGGCCCAGATGACCAGTCCCATGACAGCCAAGAGAAAGGCGATCTGGCCGATGATAAAGTACCATCTTAAAGCTGTAGGGCGATAAAAGGTCCTTTTCTTACCAGAAGGGAACTTCTCTGAGCTGATGTCCCATGATACATCGTCTGTGGCTTGGGGCTCGTAGCGCGCGTTGACACCATCCTGGTGGGAGTACATGGCGATGGTGACTCTGGAACCCGCCTTTGGGACACGTAAGGAGTGAATAGACTATTGTCGAGACATGGAGGAAATAAGCCACTATTTACTGCAGAAATCAATCGAGAATGGATGGGAAGACCAGGCGATATAGACTCCCACTTATTAACAAGGGCAGCCCAGCCTCAAGATATTATATGCATATCTAAAAACAGACCAACAACACCTAGCACAGCCCGGTAGGACTCAGTGACCCCCCCAATGATAATCGTTTACCGCTGCGAATATAAAACAGAGTGGCGCCCACCCAGGTATAGGGCTGAATCCCGTAGCAGGGGTCGATCCTCTCTGACCTTTACTATTGGCCTAGCCTGAGACAAAGCTGCGAAGCTAAGGATCGAGAACAAGGATGCGGCTGAGGTGAGCAGAGGTGCCAAGCCTAGAATATCCACCAACTGCCGGACGGACGCTCCTCAATTGGGAGCCTCCTTTCATTGTTCCATCTGTCGTGCCCATTGACACCATCTTCAATGTCACGAGTAAGACCATCAAGGAACTTGTTGTCGTCAGTGAGGCTGGTAGGGTCAATATACTCTAAGAATCGCTGTCAGGGTTGCGTTCATCATTCccacatcatcatggccgtACAAGATCACTACCATGAAAATGGTCATGTGGAAGCCTAGGACTATCAGCACTTGGCTTTCTTCTTGATATAGCCGTgttttcttggcttcctccGCATAGGAGATGCCCGCCTCTCTAACTTGTGTCTTTCACAAAGGAACGGTCAACTGCATCTTGAGCCAGGTGTATTCGTCTCTAGACTGTGCATAGCAATTTTCTATACCCATCACTCCATCGTAACCCGCCCATGATAGCGATCATCAATACTAGAGCCGTCACAACACTGGCCGTGCCATAAATCCATGCACTTCGCCGTCTCAGAGTGCTAAGTTCAGCAACCCACGTTGAAATGGTTGTCAAACATCCACAGAAACCATCTTCCATGCCTTCCAGCACCTGACAACCGATGACTCCGCCAACCGGCACGTGTGCAAGATCCCACGACATGCCTAGGATCACAGTACCAAATACATTGGCAGTGAATGTTCCCAGAGGGAACGTTTTCATCTTTCCATTGAGGTAGAGAGACAGATAGAAGCGTAGTAGACAACCCAATGGTCCAAAGATCAGCGCGAAAAGGGCTTGACCACGCCAAGCATTATGCGGTGGGAATATGGCGAGAAGTACTGCCCCAAGCCAGCAGCcccagccaagaagcacGCCCAAAGGATCAAGCACCCGTCGACTCAACGAGAAGGGAATCGATGGCGTAACGCGCTCGAGGCCAATAGCCAGATGGGCACCTAGGAACAAACCAGAAAGCGATAACGATacagtggtgatgatgacggccAGCATTGCCATGAAGGAATAACCCCCATTGCGACTCGTCGGCGACTCTGACCACCCAGGCGTCTTCAGCTCAttggacaaggccaagaataCGTCTTTGATAAAACTCGAAAACGTCGTGAAACTTCCGCAGAAGCCCGTTGCCATCCCAATGTACAGAGGAATCGTCTTCTTGGTCGCAAGATGCGCTCGCTTTGCTGCGTCTAAGTCCACATCAATCTGCTGACTTGAACCAGATCCATTGGCTTCatctttttgcttttgctgggCTCGCTTGATAGCTTCGTCATAGGTCGGAGTTCCCCACTCGTTGCGGAAGAGCTTGCGATCCTCCGCGAGAAATCCCATAACAATACTTCCACTAAAATTGGCCCATATCGTGTTGAAGATAACGGGAGTAGCGCTATAGCGCGTCAACGCAGTCAAGCCCAGACGCGCTAATACTCCAAGGATCGCAAATAGCACGAGATACGAATGCGTGTAAAGGCTTGTGAGCAGTTCTGACGTCTTCTTCTGCCCTGCCTCTTGTGGTATAGGCTCTGGTTCGAAGGGGGTATCAGAACGGACAAAGTTGGCGTGTCCTCGCGGTTGGCCTTGGGTAGGACATGGGGAGAGCTCTTGTAGCGGAGGAACAGGCTCTGTCTCATCGAGGTTGCTGTAATCTTGTGGAACGTCGTATGTACCGGAATCGTATCGCTCTGCCCGCGTTGCCGATTGAGCTGTTGTTTTGGTGGTTTCGCCAGGGGTCTCTCTTTGAATCGGTTGCTGGGTTATATCACCGAGCTCAGCATAGTCATTTGGCGCATTGTATACTCCAGAACTCGATTGTCGCTTCTGAGCGGCCGAATCGCCAGCCATGGTTTGATCGTCGCGTTATCGTTGAGGTATTCGAACATTCAGTCACTTGAAGTCAGAGATCGCAACGTGCTATGGCGACGCAGTTTGTGGTAACAAGACATTTTATTTGGATGGAAGAAGTTTTTGCTATTGTTAAATTACGATGTCTAAGGTTTGATGATATAGTTTGTGGCTAGATTCGTCGGATATGACGGCattaattaaaaggaaagaaaCATCCCGAGCTCTGCCACATGGAAAGGATGAGTACTTATTGTGGAGGTGGAGGCGTTTGCTGTGGAGTCTCTTTGAATTGGGAGGAGAGCAGAGAGCAAGGGTTATATAAGAAAGAGataacaaggacaagacaagacacgGGTGATAGAGAAA
This genomic stretch from Fusarium fujikuroi IMI 58289 draft genome, chromosome FFUJ_chr09 harbors:
- a CDS encoding related to chromosome condensation protein (CrcB) — its product is MAGDSAAQKRQSSSGVYNAPNDYAELGDITQQPIQRETPGETTKTTAQSATRAERYDSGTYDVPQDYSNLDETEPVPPLQELSPCPTQGQPRGHANFVRSDTPFEPEPIPQEAGQKKTSELLTSLYTHSYLVLFAILGVLARLGLTALTRYSATPVIFNTIWANFSGSIVMGFLAEDRKLFRNEWGTPTYDEAIKRAQQKQKDEANGSGSSQQIDVDLDAAKRAHLATKKTIPLYIGMATGFCGSFTTFSSFIKDVFLALSNELKTPGWSESPTSRNGGYSFMAMLAVIITTVSLSLSGLFLGAHLAIGLERVTPSIPFSLSRRVLDPLGVLLGWGCWLGAVLLAIFPPHNAWRGQALFALIFGPLGCLLRFYLSLYLNGKMKTFPLGTFTANVFGTVILGMSWDLAHVPVGGVIGCQVLEGMEDGFCGCLTTISTWVAELSTLRRRSAWIYGTASVVTALVLMIAIMGGLRWSDGYRKLLCTV